A single genomic interval of Coccidioides posadasii str. Silveira chromosome 1, complete sequence harbors:
- a CDS encoding uncharacterized protein (EggNog:ENOG410PKZN~COG:S~BUSCO:248at33183), protein MELPTRIVPLNEFIPYLAKQSRNGILNGGALDAFQTYESKLREIFAQEPNSEAIADPQVNVVPIYAGFEEQLKVKPRNLESESATEGEKYLLPLHPTFRKEEGTLAVAPSLSEFKENFRLFSESSLVDLDWSNVVVAGSAVTTCLLPLTEEQKSSRKAQREFYHEKIAPASDVDLFIYGLNEEQAIEKIKQIEKCIRNSVLEETTVIRTKNALTIASKYPTRHVQIVLRLYKSVSEILTGFDVDCSCTAFDGSQVWASPRALASFVTQTNTIDLTRRSPSYENRLAKYSHRGFEVYWSGLDRSRVDPTIFERSFTHVVGLARLLVMEKLPTAGSRDRYVDQRRSERGRPPSTKEKFYNNPHGNFKERQPEDIAEWVEEEDVSSYHTFTIPYGPKYTAKKIERLLYKKDLLLNAEWNKSKERTVDLHRHPAFFGAVQDVIEDCCGFCPSPATEEEIEIAEEESRRFVSGKIQFMKDDPGRQAIGSFNPITDSDWTEMAYIGDIARLCQAIVDGDLDCVKKFCAREDFNVDQRDHTGRMPLHLAVMCGTPEIVQYLVDRGAKLVARVAGGFTVLHMAAARGNPEILRTILRKSEANKAEHSEKTEKPLSQGKGPSSGSGVSDVESGDSDDDDISFVQSVSEGPYAATQGSMVMVKKSASEIQNPPEETEDEGEEPNFYDNVDVLSWDMPISPLHLALLNGHARIVDILATEFGANIAQPIVWRKPSYQHHHDVTLSMALVAHNPLEKSKEVLKTLLELGASSTQADMNHVTALHSIVMEGESALIDTLFELDGPAAKLAINHPALGMSYGDEPRLPLSTAIKDRSISMIKKLLEHGASLSISGERVQRFWARWGKNNSGPVENHLAEPIIIAARFASPAIIKVLLDAGADPNSLTPEAHSVMNHSGQHGGQHRGQQRDQSVLDIVKMRMKYLRDDQGVVERQSNSLEPPALKSDSEYLEGLREGSYEYCFVQNELEIAKAAVRAMKSSHEEYLKKRAKEDEEKKPRAEWVAAELSALENIKAILLEKGAKTFQELYANFKGTAENQEVKNQAAQAIDQAATIENDFSIARTFHDNDLGKIKNASYMQLFEAAWEGDIRKVKALTLGSWGADHKKPPLHVSVRDRRGVTPFVIAVARGHYELAKVILEIADAQYAPRTEAPTRKKYEIVVDAGEESGSECCYSESESEEEDNHGVSVRFDLVDEQHTIDDVRELGNIVKSSTSPADMVRHYSDLRIFFDAAENKHVFDARFKRTNSYMSPFIFGAHKLTAMGTLENLCSRTEYAHSSGLFTYAVEKNNLVALKFIMEQLQKYQGPTDEDAPLFLPVASREFERPMENGYTEILEHIISQTGAEFPLQALIKKAGYYQGLTVYGSKREDWAAEDGRHRYRQFEAEENLLLRAAFTTNLESIKWFLSDIPEQKYKEFASMYADDKRIKAFTDVPGGFEGALSSWLNARRDMALHCAVLGNATKETGVAHVKLILEAIPTSLNAKNKTGMTALQVAFIKRRIMAAKTIVEAGADQTVRDETGRNLLHTILTPSMGEGVIKSPNLFRALSGLLDKEVLRSLATQRSHVGRGTHQYNSWGMLTPLAEWLATAQNPHPDMLQTILEITGGQELYVLDGEGNYPIHQVVRKNFIDLARVMLERDPSLALLENATGITPLELVENKIFDAVLSWLRNSPRRIHCRMNDVDWRGNPVVYEPLNVQHTFGSRTQKITDPNELYKKDGMDTPRFWPTDRVEGKLYHLLHETASRNGIKRRLASLRDANQLVKRLESRKNLQQNGQENNASERDEVSHFMSRSQLQMWELDEILEKVKDDADESEF, encoded by the exons ATGGAGCTTCCAACACGTATAGTCCCATTGAACGAATTCATCCCTTATCTGGCAAAGCAGAGCCGCAATGGTATCCTGAACGGGGGTGCCCTCGACGCCTTCCAGACCTATGAGTCCAAGCTTCGCGAGATCTTTGCGCAAGAGCCGAACAGCGAGGCCATTGCTGACCCGCAGGTCAATGTCGTTCCGATCTATGCCGGATTCGAGGAGCAGCTCAAAGTGAAGCCTCGGAACTTGGAAAGTGAATCTGCCACGGAGGGCGAGAAGTATCTCCTCCCCTTACATCCCACATTCCGCAAAGAGGAGGGGACCCTTGCTGTGGCACCATCTCTCAGCGAGTTCAAAGAAAACTTCAGGTTGTTTTCTGAATCTTCCCTTGTTGATTTGGATTGGAGCAATGTCGTTGTTGCTGGAAGCGCCGTAACGACTTGTCTCTTGCCCCTTACTGAGGAACAGAAATCTTCCAGAAAGGCTCAAAG AGAATTCTATCATGAAAAGATAGCCCCGGCATCGGATGTtgatttatttatttacGGCCTGAACGAGGAGCAGGCCATTGAAAAAATTAAGCAAATTGAGAAATGTATTAGAAACAGTGTCCTAGAAGAGACAACT GTTATTCGAACCAAAAACGCTCTCACAATTGCTTCAAAATACCCCACGCGCCATGTTCAAATCGTGCTCCGTCTCTATAAGAGCGTGTCGGAGATCCTGACCGGTTTTGACGTGGATTGCTCCTGCACGGCTTTTGATGGCTCGCAGGTATGGGCGAGTCCGCGGGCGCTGGCTTCATTTGTCACCCAGACCAATACTATTGACCTTACGCGACGCTCCCCTTCATATGAAAACCGTCTCGCCAAGTACTCACATCGTGGCTTCGAAGTCTACTGGTCGGGTCTCGATCGTTCCAGAGTTGACCCCACAATCTTCGAGCGATCCTTTACCCATGTCGTTGGCCTAGCGCGCCTCCTGGTAATGGAGAAACTCCCAACAGCTGGTTCTAGGGATCGCTATGTTGATCAGCGTCGTTCTGAACGTGGCAGGCCTCCGTCGACAAAGGAGAAGTTCTATAACAACCCTCACGGGAATTTTAAGGAACGCCAGCCGGAGGATATCGCAGAGTgggttgaagaagaagatgtgtCGAGTTATCATACTTTTACTATCCCATATGGACCGAAATACACTGCTAAAAAG ATTGAGAGATTGCTCTATAAGAAGGACCTACTTCTTAATGCTGAGTGGAATAAATCCAAAGAGCGCACCGTGGATCTGCATAGGCATCCCGCATTCTTCGGTGCGGTGCAAGACGTTATTGAAGATTGTTGCGGTTTCTGCCCGTCACCTGCCACGGAAGAGGAAATTGAAATTGCCGAAGAGGAAAGTCGGAGATTTGTTTCTGGGAAGATTCAGTTTATGAAGGACGACCCTGGAAGACAAGCGATCGGCAGCTTTAACCCTATAACCGATTCTGACTGGACTGAAATGGCTTACATCGGCGATATTGCTCGCCTTTGTCAAGCTATTGTGGATGGCGACCTTGACTGCGTTAAGAAGTTTTGTGCtagagaagatttcaacgTTGATCAACGCGATCACACTGGAAGAATGCCTCTTCACTTGGCAGTCATGTGCGGTACACCGGAAATCGTGCAGTACCTTGTCGACCGGGGAGCGAAACTCGTTGCGCGAGTTGCTGGTGGGTTCACAGTACTTCATATGGCAGCCGCGCGTGGGAACCCGGAAATTTTGAGAACTATTCTCAGAAAAAGCGAGGCGAACAAAGCTGAACATTCAGAGAAGACGGAAAAGCCACTGTCGCAGGGAAAAGGGCCTTCATCTGGTTCGGGGGTTAGCGACGTTGAATCTGGAGATTCTGACGACGATGACATCTCATTTGTGCAAAGTGTGAGCGAGGGACCTTATGCTGCCACCCAAGGATCGATGGTCATGGTCAAGAAATCCGCCTCTGAGATCCAAAACCCTCCCGAAGAGACCGAGGATGAAGGAGAGGAGCCTAACTTTTATGACAATGTTGATGTACTGTCGTGGGACATGCCAATAAGCCCTCTTCACTTGGCATTGTTGAATGGCCATGCCCGCATTGTCGACATCCTCGCGACTGAGTTCGGTGCCAATATAGCCCAACCAATTGTCTGGAGAAAGCCATCTTATCAACATCACCATGATGTTACGCTTTCAATGGCTTTAGTTGCCCACAACCCTCTTGAAAAGTCAAAGGAAGTTCTAAAAACACTTTTGGAGTTAGGTGCTTCTTCAACACAGGCCGATATGAACCATGTCacagctcttcactcaattGTCATGGAAGGGGAGAGCGCTTTGATAGACACCCTCTTTGAATTGGACGGACCTGCCGCCAAGTTGGCTATCAATCATCCCGCATTAGGCATGTCATACGGCGATGAGCCAAGGCTGCCTTTATCTACCGCTATAAAGGACCGGAGCATATCGATGATCAAGAAACTACTCGAACATGGAGCAAGCCTCTCGATCTCGGGTGAACGCGTGCAAAGATTCTGGGCACGTTGGGGGAAGAATAACTCCGGCCCGGTAGAGAATCATCTTGCAGAGCCTATTATCATTGCGGCCCGGTTTGCAAGTCCAGCCATTATCAAAGTACTTTTGGATGCTGGTGCCGATCCCAATTCCTTGACACCAGAAGCTCACTCCGTGATGAATCATAGTGGTCAACACGGAGGTCAACACAGAGGCCAACAGAGAGACCAGAGTGTGCTCGATATTGTCAAAATGAGAATGAAGTATCTGCGGGACGACCAGGGCGTAGTTGAACGCCAGTCGAACAGCCTTGAGCCTCCAGCTCTAAAGTCCGATTCGGAGTATCTCGAAGGGCTGCGTGAGGGTAGTTATGAGTATTGCTTCGTCCAAAATGAGCTCGAAATAGCTAAGGCGGCCGTACGGGCGATGAAGAGTTCTCACGAGGAATATCTGAAGAAGCGAGCCAAAGAGGACGAAGAAAAAAAGCCGCGAGCTGAGTGGGTGGCCGCTGAACTCTCTGCTCTGGAAAATATTAAGGCGATATTATTAGAGAAGGGTGCGAAAACTTTTCAAGAACTTTATGCCAATTTTAAGGGGACGGCCGAAAATCAGGAGGTGAAAAACCAAGCGGCCCAGGCAATTGATCAAGCGGCGACGATTGAGAATGATTTTTCAATCGCCCGGACTTTCCATGATAATGATCTCGGAAAAATAAAGAATGCTAGTTACATGCAGCT GTTCGAGGCTGCCTGGGAAGGTGATATTAGGAAAGTGAAGGCTCTTACTCTAGGATCCTGGGGCGCTGACCATAAGAAGCCACCGCTCCATGTTTCAGTGAGAGATAGGCGAGGGGTAACCCCTTTCGTCATTGCGGTTGCTCGAGGTCATTATGAACTGGCCAAAGTTATCCTTGAAATTGCCGACGCCCAATATGCTCCTAGAACAGAAGCACCAACCCGAAAGAAATACGAAATCGTTGTCGACGCTGGAGAAGAGAGTGGCAGTGAGTGTTGCTATTCGGAGTCAGAAAGCGAGGAGGAAGACAATCATGGGGTTTCTGTTCGATTTGATCTCGTCGACGAACAGCACACCATTGACGACGTTAGGGAGTTGGGAAATATTGTCAAATCATCAACTTCCCCAGCAGACATGGTTAGGCACTATAGTGATTTACGCATATTCTTTGATGCTGCTGAAAACAAACATGTGTTTGATGCACGTTTCAAAAGAACTAACAGCTACATGTCCCCGTTTATTTTTGGAGCCCACAAGCTAACGGCTATG GGCACTTTGGAAAATCTTTGCTCTCGAACTGAATATGCGCACTCATCCGGCCTGTTCACCTATGCTGTAGAAAAGAACAACTTGGTCGCGCTGAAATTTATTATGGAACAACTTCAGAAGTATCAAGGGCCTACGGACGAAGACGCACCGCTGTTTCTTCCTGTTGCAAGTAGAGAATTTGAGAGGCCAATGGAAAATGGCTACACGGAGATTTTGGAGCATATTATTTCACAAACAGGAGCCGAATTCCCTCTCCAGGCGTTGATAAAGAAAGCCGGC TATTACCAAGGTCTCACGGTTTATGGAAGCAAACGAGAGGACTGGGCAGCCGAGGATGGCCGTCATCGTTATCGCCAGTTCGAGGCGGAAGAAAATCTGCTTTTGCGTGCGGCCTTTACCACGAATCTTGAGTCTATTAAATGGTTCCTGAGTGACATCCCTGAACAAAAGTATAAAGAATTCGCATCCATGTACGCAGACGATAAGCGTATCAAAGCGTTTACGGATGTCCCTGGCGGCTTTGAAGGAGCTTTGTCGTCATGGCTAAATGCTCGAC GCGACATGGCGCTTCACTGCGCGGTGCTTGGTAACGCTACCAAGGAGACAGGCGTTGCTCATGTCAAACTCATTCTTGAGGCCATTCCAACCTCTTTAAATGCTAAGAATAAGACAGGCATGACAGCATTGCAGGTTGCCTTTATAAAACGAAGGATAATGGCTGCCAAAACCATTGTGGAGGCTGGGGCAGATCAAACCGTCCGTGATGAGACAGGCCGCAATTTACTCCACACAATCCTTACCCCTTCCATGGGAGAGGGTGTCATTAAGTCCCCCAACTTGTTTAGGGCTCTTTCCGGACTTCTGGACAAAGAAGTGCTTCGTTCATTGGCAACACAGAGATCGCACGTAGGGCGAGGAACTCATCAGTATAACTCCTGGGGTATGCTGACTCCACTGGCAGAATGGCTAGCCACAGCTCAGAACCCACACCCGGATATGCTTCAGACAATTTTGGAAATTACTGGTGGACAGGAACTTTACGTTCTCGACGGTGAAGGGAACTATCCAATCCATCAAGTCGTTCGAAAGAACTTCATCGATTTGGCGCGTGTCATGCTCGAGAGGGATCCAAGCCTTGCCCTCCTCGAAAATGCAACGGGCATAACCCCCTTGGAACTGGTCGAAAATAAAATTTTCGATGCGGTTCTCTCATGGTTGAGGAACAGTCCACGGAGGATCCATTGTAGGATGAATGATGTTGATTGGAGGGGAAATCCTGTGGTATACGAGCCACTCAATGTGCAGCATACGTTTGGTTCACGCACTCAGAAAATAACTGATCCTAATGAGTTATACAAAAAGGATGGTATGGATACACCTCGCTTCTGGCCGACTGATCGTGTTGAAGGCAAACTGTACCATTTGCTTCACGAGACGGCGTCGAGGAATGGAATCAAAAGGAGATTGGCTAGTCTACGGGATGCTAACCAGCTTGTTAAGCGATTGGAGTCAAGGAAGAACCTCCAACAGAATGGGCAGGAGAACAACGCTAGTGAGCGTGATGAGGTTTCTCACTTTATGTCCCGTAGTCAGCTCCAGATGTGGGAACTTGACGAGATTTTGGAGAAGGTGAAAGATGATGCAGATGAGAGCGAATTTTAG